From Haloglomus litoreum, the proteins below share one genomic window:
- the cofG gene encoding 7,8-didemethyl-8-hydroxy-5-deazariboflavin synthase subunit CofG, protein MVSIPGTEEYGVDLAISEGAVDDLLGTTPADVAAAPELSFARNVFLPLTTACRYTCTYCTYYDPPGEASLMSPTEIRETVERGARAGCTEALFTFGDDPDDRYDAIHAQLREYGHDSIHSYLREACEIALDAGLLPHSNPGDQTREQMAAVADVNASMGTMLETTADVRAHGGPRAKSPGQRLRTIRTAGELGVPFTTGILVGIGETRRDRAVSLLAIRALHERYDHVQEVIVQPVSENERWRGGEPSLDELREAVAMARACLPPEVSVQAPPNLAPVRELLDCGIDDLGGVSPVTVDHVNPDYEWPELRQLEDLADEAGVPLRERLPVYERFLAEGGRAWVAPPVRRALRAEDDAGARYRAVLDGTASGAAGD, encoded by the coding sequence GTGGTATCGATACCCGGGACCGAGGAGTACGGCGTCGACCTGGCCATCAGCGAGGGCGCCGTCGACGACTTGCTGGGGACGACGCCGGCCGACGTGGCCGCCGCGCCCGAACTCTCCTTCGCCCGGAACGTCTTCCTGCCGCTGACAACGGCCTGCCGGTACACCTGCACGTACTGCACGTACTACGACCCGCCGGGCGAGGCCTCGCTCATGTCGCCGACCGAGATCCGCGAGACGGTCGAGCGCGGGGCCCGTGCCGGCTGCACGGAGGCGCTGTTCACCTTCGGCGACGACCCGGACGACCGCTACGACGCCATCCACGCCCAGTTGCGCGAGTACGGCCACGACTCCATCCACTCCTACCTGCGCGAGGCGTGCGAGATCGCCCTCGATGCGGGCCTGTTGCCCCACTCGAACCCGGGCGACCAGACCCGCGAGCAGATGGCCGCCGTCGCCGATGTGAACGCCTCGATGGGCACGATGCTGGAGACGACCGCCGACGTGCGCGCCCACGGCGGTCCACGGGCGAAGAGCCCCGGCCAGCGGCTGCGGACCATCCGGACCGCGGGTGAACTGGGCGTGCCGTTCACCACGGGCATCCTCGTCGGCATCGGCGAGACGCGCCGGGACCGCGCGGTCTCGCTGCTCGCCATCCGCGCGCTGCACGAGCGGTACGACCACGTCCAGGAGGTCATCGTCCAGCCGGTCAGCGAGAACGAGCGCTGGCGCGGCGGGGAGCCGTCGCTCGACGAGCTGCGCGAGGCGGTCGCGATGGCGCGTGCCTGCCTCCCGCCGGAGGTGAGCGTACAGGCACCGCCGAACCTCGCGCCCGTCCGCGAGTTGCTCGACTGCGGCATCGACGACCTCGGCGGCGTCTCCCCCGTCACGGTCGACCACGTCAACCCGGACTACGAGTGGCCCGAACTCCGGCAACTCGAGGACCTGGCCGACGAGGCCGGAGTCCCGCTGCGCGAACGGCTCCCGGTCTACGAGCGGTTCCTCGCCGAGGGTGGGCGGGCGTGGGTCGCCCCGCCCGTCCGCCGGGCGCTGCGGGCCGAGGACGACGCCGGCGCGCGCTACCGGGCGGTGCTGGACGGAACAGCGTCGGGAGCGGCGGGCGACTGA
- the cofH gene encoding 7,8-didemethyl-8-hydroxy-5-deazariboflavin synthase subunit CofH has protein sequence MDTFEAPADTGVPRGRFGFEHRPVTDQSFENALAKARSGERLDVDDAIELLTTGTDADGIDDARKELVLEAADRRRAEVVGEAVTFVANLNNNVTTACNTGCLFCNFKDTAANFERDSEVEHAGFTKTPAESRAIVRDALDRGIYEVTSVSGLHPAFALDEDHHEALASYDDPASEVNYKPPERYETDPGTYVEQMRAMSVDGAHLHSMTPEEAYHAKRGTDRSYRETYRRLQEAGLDSVPGTAAEILVDEVRDVICPGKIGTDDWLDAMEAAAEAGLPTTATIMYGHVENEAHRALHLDRVRDLQDRTGAITEFVPLSFVHETTPLYERGVVDGGATVHEDELMIAVSRLYLDNVEHIQSSWVKYGDEQGLKMLSCGADDFMGTILSEEITKRAGGGHGEFRSFDEYARMIRAVGRVPVERSTDYEQRRVLDDEGPHGPELGPRADGTPLLHPAERDPAGEPASADD, from the coding sequence ATGGATACGTTCGAGGCGCCCGCCGACACGGGCGTCCCCCGTGGCCGGTTCGGGTTCGAGCACCGGCCGGTCACGGACCAGTCGTTCGAGAACGCGCTCGCGAAGGCCCGCTCGGGCGAGCGCCTCGACGTCGACGACGCCATCGAACTCCTCACCACGGGGACCGACGCGGACGGCATCGACGACGCGCGCAAGGAACTCGTCCTCGAGGCCGCCGACCGCCGGCGTGCCGAGGTCGTCGGTGAGGCGGTCACCTTCGTCGCGAACCTCAACAACAACGTCACGACGGCGTGCAACACGGGCTGTCTGTTCTGCAACTTCAAGGACACCGCGGCGAACTTCGAGCGCGACTCGGAGGTCGAACACGCCGGGTTCACCAAGACCCCCGCCGAATCCCGCGCCATCGTCCGGGACGCCCTCGACCGGGGTATCTACGAGGTCACCTCCGTCTCCGGGCTCCACCCGGCGTTCGCGCTGGACGAAGACCACCACGAGGCGCTCGCCTCGTACGACGATCCTGCGAGCGAGGTGAACTACAAGCCGCCCGAACGGTACGAGACCGACCCCGGCACGTACGTCGAGCAGATGCGCGCGATGTCCGTCGACGGCGCACACCTCCACTCGATGACGCCGGAGGAGGCCTACCACGCCAAACGCGGGACCGACCGCTCCTACCGGGAGACGTACCGGCGGCTGCAGGAGGCGGGCCTCGATTCGGTCCCCGGAACGGCGGCCGAGATACTGGTCGACGAGGTGCGTGATGTCATCTGCCCCGGCAAGATCGGCACCGACGACTGGCTCGACGCGATGGAGGCAGCCGCGGAGGCGGGCCTCCCGACGACCGCGACCATCATGTACGGCCACGTCGAGAACGAGGCCCACCGTGCCCTCCACCTCGACCGCGTGCGCGACCTGCAGGACCGCACGGGCGCCATCACGGAGTTCGTCCCGCTGTCGTTCGTCCACGAGACGACGCCGCTGTACGAGCGCGGCGTCGTCGACGGCGGCGCGACCGTCCACGAGGACGAACTGATGATCGCGGTGTCGCGCCTGTATCTCGACAACGTCGAGCACATCCAGTCCTCGTGGGTGAAGTACGGCGACGAGCAGGGACTGAAGATGCTCTCGTGTGGCGCGGACGACTTCATGGGGACCATCCTCTCCGAGGAGATCACGAAGCGCGCGGGCGGTGGCCACGGCGAGTTCCGCTCGTTCGACGAGTACGCGCGGATGATCCGCGCGGTCGGCCGGGTGCCCGTCGAGCGCTCGACGGACTACGAACAGCGCCGTGTCCTCGACGACGAGGGGCCCCACGGCCCCGAACTGGGCCCGCGGGCAGACGGCACGCCGCTCCTCCACCCGGCCGAGCGCGACCCCGCGGGCGAACCCGCCAGCGCCGACGACTGA
- a CDS encoding universal stress protein, with protein MYDEILLPTDGSAHATAAAEHALALARAFDATVHVLGVADVDRAAGLFNAGGVDEAFVERVERDAQQAVDRTASLAADDDRLETVVVDGDPGEAIVDYIEEAGLDAVVMGTHGRRGIRRFIAGSVTEHVIRVAPVPVFTVRRPDDVGEGDESTGATGDLPRYERVLVPTDGSDTAERAVEHALAIAEAFDGELHALNVVDVGAVASSSDIVPSETVIESLTDRGEAAVADVAERAGERGVEATTDVRQDFPGSGILGYVREQEIDIVVMGTHGRTGLGRVLLGSTAERVIRRAEVPVCAVPAEGRKEAMEEEGVPEDSEAGEDED; from the coding sequence ATGTACGACGAGATCCTCCTCCCGACGGACGGGAGCGCCCACGCGACGGCCGCGGCCGAGCACGCACTGGCGCTGGCGCGCGCGTTCGACGCGACCGTGCACGTCCTCGGCGTGGCCGACGTCGACCGGGCGGCCGGGCTGTTCAACGCCGGCGGCGTGGACGAGGCGTTCGTCGAGCGTGTCGAGCGCGACGCCCAGCAGGCCGTCGACCGGACCGCCTCGCTGGCGGCCGACGACGACCGGCTGGAGACCGTGGTCGTCGACGGCGACCCCGGCGAGGCCATCGTCGACTACATCGAGGAGGCGGGTCTCGACGCCGTCGTCATGGGAACCCACGGGCGGCGGGGGATCCGCCGGTTCATCGCCGGGAGCGTCACCGAGCACGTCATCCGGGTGGCCCCGGTCCCGGTCTTCACCGTCCGTCGACCGGACGACGTCGGCGAGGGCGACGAGTCGACCGGCGCGACCGGTGACCTCCCGCGCTACGAGCGGGTGCTCGTGCCGACCGACGGGAGCGACACCGCCGAGCGGGCCGTCGAGCACGCGCTCGCCATCGCCGAGGCGTTCGACGGCGAACTCCACGCCCTCAACGTCGTCGACGTGGGGGCCGTCGCGTCCAGTTCCGACATCGTCCCGTCGGAGACCGTCATCGAGTCGCTGACCGACCGGGGCGAGGCGGCCGTCGCCGACGTGGCCGAGCGGGCCGGCGAGCGCGGTGTCGAGGCCACCACCGACGTCCGGCAGGACTTCCCCGGAAGCGGCATCCTCGGCTACGTTCGCGAGCAGGAGATCGACATCGTCGTGATGGGGACGCACGGCCGGACCGGCCTCGGTCGGGTCCTGCTCGGCAGCACGGCCGAACGGGTCATCCGCCGCGCGGAGGTCCCGGTCTGTGCGGTTCCCGCCGAGGGACGGAAGGAGGCGATGGAGGAGGAGGGCGTGCCCGAGGATAGCGAGGCCGGCGAGGACGAGGACTGA
- the thpR gene encoding RNA 2',3'-cyclic phosphodiesterase: protein MSAKRLFVSVDLDGLADAVREAQAPFRDQPGVDPTDPEQVHVTLKFLGDTDPNRLDELHEALAGAVADADVGPFEATFGGYGVFPSLDYISVVWLGVREGGAALTALHEAIEARTTDLGFDPEGHDFTPHATIARMRDARRKEHVQQVVRERDPDVARLDVEEVRLTESTLTDDGPVYETVAAFGL, encoded by the coding sequence GTGAGCGCGAAGCGCCTCTTCGTGAGCGTCGACCTCGACGGCCTCGCCGACGCCGTCCGCGAGGCCCAGGCACCGTTCCGCGACCAGCCGGGCGTCGACCCCACCGACCCCGAGCAGGTCCACGTGACGCTGAAGTTCCTGGGCGACACCGACCCGAACCGGCTCGACGAGCTACACGAGGCGCTCGCGGGGGCCGTCGCGGACGCCGACGTGGGGCCCTTCGAGGCGACGTTCGGCGGCTACGGCGTCTTCCCGTCGCTCGACTACATCAGCGTCGTCTGGCTCGGCGTCCGCGAGGGGGGTGCGGCGCTGACCGCGCTCCACGAGGCCATCGAGGCCCGGACGACCGACCTCGGGTTCGACCCGGAGGGCCACGACTTCACCCCTCATGCGACCATCGCGCGGATGCGCGACGCCCGCCGGAAGGAGCACGTCCAGCAGGTCGTGCGCGAGCGCGACCCCGACGTGGCCCGGCTCGACGTCGAGGAGGTCCGGCTCACCGAGAGCACGCTGACCGACGACGGCCCGGTGTACGAGACGGTGGCGGCGTTCGGGCTGTGA